A window of Ciconia boyciana chromosome 9, ASM3463844v1, whole genome shotgun sequence genomic DNA:
CTGAACACTAGCACGTGTGGGAACATGACCAGAGACACCCAAAACCATCAGGGTGACCCCACCAACTCCACAGCTGCACTCCCCAAAGGGCAGAGATCTGGTAGGACAGTCCAGGCTTCATGAGCAGAGGCTCACCTCATCATCAGCCTTGGGCTTCTCAAAGTAGCTGtgcctcttcttttcctcctcccgGTCACGGTCCCTGTCCCTCTCACGCTCCCGGTCCCTGTCACGTTCTCGGTCCCTGTCACGCTCCCGGTCCCTGTCACGCTCTCTCTCACGGtacctctccctctccttctcccgTGGCATCTTCGCAGTGGAGGGCACATAATCCCCAATGTCTTCAAAGATGCTAGAAGTGGAAGAGAGCCTGCAGTTACAGGTGCTGCAAGAGAAGAGGCTCCCTTTGAACTGGAACCTAATAAAGGAGCACGCAGCACCAACAGAGCTAAGGACACCACTAGAACTGGCTTCTACATCTGTCAGAGGTAttgctgcatttctgctctcttctgctgCCTGGACCTGCTTCTTGTGGACCAAGACAACACAGAGCCCTTGCCTGCCTCaagcctgaaataaaaaatacagagcttGCCTCCAGCCTTGTCCTACAAACCGGAGGTCCAAAGAGGCAGCTGGCTCCAGAAGCGCTAAACCCAGCCCTCTCTAAACGTGGTGGGCCAAAAAGACATTCCTTAAGGTAGAGATCTGTGACCCCACAGCCTGTGGGCAGGGAGGCACTTACTTCATATCAGCTTCAGGGGGCTTCTTCTCATCCAGCTTCCCTGCAAGGACACAACAGCACTGAGAGGCTCATCATCCACTCTGCCACCTGCACTGTTTCCTTGTCCCCAGTCTGGTTTCCAAGCCCCAAGACTGGCAGGCCTGGAGGATGTCCTCACTTCCTCTCCGGTGACCACATCATGTCTAGCCCCCTCAGGAAGCCATTTTGTCCCTCCCCAACACGGGACATTTCCCCAAGGAACTGGGCCTTAACCAGGAAGAGTAAAGCATCACAAGCCACCCTTGCAGCTATAATTTCTCAGCAGTTAGTGCCCTGCGGTTCTGCCACAGAACAGCCTGCCTTCAGGATGCAGTGCTCAGGGAGCTATAGGAAATCGCCGTCCTCTAAGTCCACTGCCCCATGGCACAGGGGAATGCAGCAAACCAAAAACACATCTCATTCTCTCGGGATATGCTTCAAGCATTACTTGCTACTACGTGGTTCCCTTCAGCTCCTACCTTTGTCTTTCTTCTTGAGCTTCTTGTTGCGGGTCCCTTGCCTGAGGTAGGAGAGGATCTGTGTCAGTTTGCTGATGACAATGTCATTGGTGGTCAATGTGGTCTGTGCCTGAAAGAGAAATCCCCAAGGAAGCATCCAACTCCCTTCACAGGGAACCCTTCCTAGCAAGGCCTGCTCTGGCCAATTCAGACCAATGCAGTCACTGGATGCTAGCTGGGTACCTCCATGGTGGGGCAGTCAGCCTTGCTCCGGATCAGCGTGGTTGGGATATCTGTGTCAGCATACTCATCGTCCAGATCTACCACGTAGGCCATCCTCCCCGGCAGGAACAGCTCATTCCGCTCGTAGGCCTTGTTCTTGAACAGAATGCGATAGATGTTGCGACCTGGAGGGGAAGGAAACGTGTGGAAGAGCTGCTCTTACGAGAGCAATGGACAAGCCCATAGTGAAGCATATTCAGTTTATCAGAAACATCAGAATCACTTCCTAAGAGACACACTTCCTCCAGCCCTCAAATTCAGGACACCTACACCTTAGACTCTCCCCCTCCAATGGCTAGAGGTTTTCACTGCTCCATTCACCCTTCAGGATTTCTCCCACATTCACAACACAACACAAGGTGGGGAACAGACACATCCACACAATCTTACCCAGACGGGTCTTAAATTCAATTTTGTTCTCAGGATCTTCATCTTTcctgaacagaaacagaaaagaactaGAAGTATTATGCTAAGCGTATGCCTCCTCTGCATCTTCctctctgggaagcagctgcaCTCAGGAGCGCAAAGTCCTCAACCACTCACTTAGTTTCTTTCTGGGGCTTCTCCatcatttcctcctcttccttctccttgctgGCAATCTCAGCCCGTACCTGGCCACAGAATAAATCCATGCATTTCAGACCAATCCATGTCACTGCTGCCCATCAGAACCAGTAAGCccacttccaccagctccccaACCCTTCATACATCTTTCCCAGAAAGAGAAATCCACACTGACAAGACTGAAGCACCTGTAAGTGGCAACTACTACCCTCTACCCACCCTCTCTGCCTGTGGGTAGACAGGGTAGAAGAGCAGCATGGTGATATCTGTGCTCACCTTCTGCAACAGCGCGAAgtccagacccttcaccaagTGAGTGTGCTCCATGTCACCACCCAAGAACTTGGACTCCTGGATCAACTGTCGCCTCTTCTCCGCAGCAGATTTATCCCTGTGCAACAAAAATGGAGCCAGTTACGAGACAGCCTCTGGAGCAGGCTGGCAAGACAAGGCCATGCTACAGGTTCACGCACGCCTCTGCTGTCGGCCCCACAGCTCTGTAGTTGGCAGTTGTGCTTATCAGCTCTGTTTCCTCGTAGTCCTTGTTCACAccatctctcctctccttggCTCGATCCCTATACTTCTCGGCCAACTCCCTCTCACGCTCTATCTCCTGCTGGCGCAGCTTTGCATAATAGCTGGGGTTGGAAAAAGAGCTCAGTGTTAGAGTGACACGTTCACACTTTTGATGCGCCTGTCAGGTAACAGCCCCCAAGACCCAACACATGCCTGTtctgctcccagccccttccccaaaaACATACTAAAGCACCATGGGACACAACATGCCTGGAGGCCATCAGACAAGATGAAACTGCTGTACTGAGGCTAACTGAAGAGGAGCTCAGTCTTCCCTTCCAAAGGGAAGAGGTCAAGTGCAGTCCTGCTGTGCAGATGTGCCCCAAAAGACACAATCACCAGTGCAGATGTCCCACCattgccctgctctgccagacACCGGCAGAGCCTCTTCCGCTTCTTCTGGAGGTGAAGCTTCACACCCCCATCCTGCTGCCGCCCTCCCACATCTGTTCCCATAAGCAGTGACAGTCACTCAGTCTGAGCTCTTCTCACTCTGCTTGCCTCCAAAGCCCCAAAATAATCCAGGCCACTCAGGGTCCTCTTTGGTAGCCCAGGAGCTCAGAAGCTGCTTCCATGGGAGGAACATGATGTACGAAGACAAGTCCTGATGCATCGCTTTCCCcatttaccttttcttcttcctcctgcgAGCAGCTGGGTCTTCATCTTCATTGTACTCCCGAGGCATCCTGGAAAAGGGTGAGAAACCACATGTACAGTCTGCAGAGCCATACAAACACAGGCAGCTAGACAAGAATAGTCCCTCAGACACAGTAGGGCACCGAGATGCTCAAAGATGGGAAGAGTACAGTCCCATTTCTCCCTAATTCCACTCtgtcagcagagagaggaggggaaagcactgattttcacagaacaaaaattaaatctgcCTCCTGCACAAAGCATCTTAACAGCCATGCAAGACTCACTGTTATTTACAGTAGTCCTGACCCACTTGTTTCTCCACTTAACACATACATGTACCGCTTGCATGGACCCAAGCACAAAGCAAGGCCGAGGTCTGCTCCTCAGGCCCTGTCTGCACACTCATTAGCAAAAGCCCCTTTAGACACTCCACTGCAGAGTGCAGGGGGAagagagtcacagaatcacagaatcgtataggctggaaaagacctttaagatcatcgagtccaaccgtaaacctaacactaccaagaccaccactataccatgtccctaagcacctcatccaaacgtcttttaaatacctccacgGATGGCAGGAATGGAGCCCCAGAGGGAAAGTGGACATGCTTTGTCCTACAGTCCTGTGAAATAGAGTCCTACTCACTCATGGTGGCGAGATTTGGACGGTGGCGCAGATGTTGGTGCGGCCCGTGGGGTCATGAGCAGCTTTCTGAAGTCTTCATTGGTCAGCTTGGACCTgcaaggaagagaggaaacagaaaccAACATCCTCTAATGAGCTTCGGCAGCCTGACGGCTTCTGAGGAGGCAGAGGGTTTGGCAGCATGTCCTGTGCGATCGAGTTGGACACGGTCCCCGTGAAGGGA
This region includes:
- the IK gene encoding protein Red isoform X1 gives rise to the protein MPERDNEPFSNPLAPDGHDVDNSHSFHQSKLTNEDFRKLLMTPRAAPTSAPPSKSRHHEMPREYNEDEDPAARRRKKKSYYAKLRQQEIERERELAEKYRDRAKERRDGVNKDYEETELISTTANYRAVGPTAEADKSAAEKRRQLIQESKFLGGDMEHTHLVKGLDFALLQKVRAEIASKEKEEEEMMEKPQKETKKDEDPENKIEFKTRLGRNIYRILFKNKAYERNELFLPGRMAYVVDLDDEYADTDIPTTLIRSKADCPTMEAQTTLTTNDIVISKLTQILSYLRQGTRNKKLKKKDKGKLDEKKPPEADMNTCNCRLSSTSSIFEDIGDYVPSTAKMPREKERERYRERERDRDRERDRDRERDRDRERERDRDRDREEEKKRHSYFEKPKADDEPTDIDKGPGSAKELIKSINEKFAGAAGWEGAESLKKPEDKKQLGDFFGMSNSYAECYPATMDDMAVDSDEEVDYSKMDQGNKKGPLGRWDFDTQEEYSEYMNNKEALPKAAFQYGIKMSEGRKTRRFKETNDKAELDRQWKKISAIIEKRKKLEADGVEVKRPKY
- the IK gene encoding protein Red isoform X2 — its product is MPERDNEPFSNPLAPDGHDVDNSHSFHQSKLTNEDFRKLLMTPRAAPTSAPPSKSRHHEMPREYNEDEDPAARRRKKKSYYAKLRQQEIERERELAEKYRDRAKERRDGVNKDYEETELISTTANYRAVGPTAEADKSAAEKRRQLIQESKFLGGDMEHTHLVKGLDFALLQKVRAEIASKEKEEEEMMEKPQKETKKDEDPENKIEFKTRLGRNIYRILFKNKAYERNELFLPGRMAYVVDLDDEYADTDIPTTLIRSKADCPTMEAQTTLTTNDIVISKLTQILSYLRQGTRNKKLKKKDKGKLDEKKPPEADMNIFEDIGDYVPSTAKMPREKERERYRERERDRDRERDRDRERDRDRERERDRDRDREEEKKRHSYFEKPKADDEPTDIDKGPGSAKELIKSINEKFAGAAGWEGAESLKKPEDKKQLGDFFGMSNSYAECYPATMDDMAVDSDEEVDYSKMDQGNKKGPLGRWDFDTQEEYSEYMNNKEALPKAAFQYGIKMSEGRKTRRFKETNDKAELDRQWKKISAIIEKRKKLEADGVEVKRPKY